One genomic window of Arachis hypogaea cultivar Tifrunner chromosome 8, arahy.Tifrunner.gnm2.J5K5, whole genome shotgun sequence includes the following:
- the LOC140172986 gene encoding AP2-like ethylene-responsive transcription factor CRL5: MEQKAARAYDLAALKYWGPSTHINFPLENYQAELEEMKNMTRQEYVAHLRRKSSGFSRGASIYRGVTRHHQHGRWQARIGRVAGNKDLYLGTFSTQEEAAEAYDVAAIKFRGSNAVTNFDISRYDVERIMGSNTLLAGELARRNNKDTAIDPPRWEAIEYNTNVEAVQARNNNNDNTNNNNDVDSNWKMVSGGAFSVGIHDLIGIEGQQPLMEASSLVTSLSSSREASPEKIMGPSSMMFPKPLQLEPKMVLNNPLTSTGVVGSWFPSQMRPASLSHLPVFAAWNDT, encoded by the exons ATGGAACAAAAAGCTGCAAGAGCCTATGATCTTGCTGCCCTTAAGTACTGGGGACCTTCAACCCACATCAATTTTCCG TTGGAAAATTACCAAGCGGAACTTGAGGAGATGAAGAACATGACCAGGCAGGAATATGTCGCCCACTTGAGAAG aaaaagcAGTGGATTTTCTAGGGGTGCTTCAATATACAGAGGGGTGACAAG ACATCATCAACATGGAAGATGGCAAGCAAGGATTGGCAGAGTTGCTGGGAACAAGGACCTTTACCTTGGGACATTCA GCACTCAAGAGGAGGCAGCAGAAGCATATGATGTAGCAGCAATCAAGTTCCGTGGTTCCAATGCAGTTACAAACTTTGACATATCAAGATACGACGTGGAAAGAATCATGGGGAGTAACACTTTGCTTGCAGGGGAGCTAGCTAGGCGAAACAACAAAGATACTGCTATTGACCCACCAAGATGGGAGGCCATTGAATACAACACGAATGTGGAAGCAGTTCAAGCTAgaaacaacaacaatgacaataCTAATAATAACAATGATGTTGATTCAAACTGGAAGATGGTTTCTGGTGGTGCTTTCTCTGTGGGGATACATGATCTGATTGGGATTGAAGGGCAGCAGCCATTGATGGAGGCTTCTTCGCTTGTGACCAGCCTAAGCAGCTCAAGAGAGGCTAGCCCTGAAAAAATAATGGGTCCCTCGTCAATGATGTTTCCAAAACCTCTTCAACTTGAACCCAAGATGGTTCTTAACAACCCCTTAACTAGTACTGGTGTTGTTGGATCTTGGTTCCCTTCTCAAATGAGGCCAGCTTCTTTGTCTCACTTGCCTGTTTTTGCTGCTTGGAACGATACCTAG
- the LOC112706400 gene encoding AP2-like ethylene-responsive transcription factor ANT, with protein sequence MKWINSDSNNHHAWLGFSLSPHHMKFDLPNSSSSSTTTTSSSSSCGGDHSAAFHSQLSVMPLKSDGSLCIMEALTRSHQTQQVMVGSSSPKLEDFLGGASMGTHEREAIDTIYYPPHRGFLSEPLRHPPYYSFACHGMYQAPPPTMPHIAEAEEEEEEGIDGFKKWVEQQQQQQSLSLSMSPGSESSCVTAAKHENGKSESSVVAVTVMENSNKKRGLANKQPVHRKSIDTFGQRTSQYRGVTRHRWTGRYEAHLWDNTCKKEGQTRKGRQG encoded by the exons ATGAAGTGGATCAACAGTGATAGTAACAATCATCACGCCTGGTTGGGCTTCTCTCTCTCACCCCATCACATGAAATTCGACCTtcctaattcttcttcttcttctactactactacttcttcctcctcctcctgcgGTGGAGATCACAGTGCTGCCTTTCATTCTCAGTTGAGCGTGATGCCTCTCAAGTCAGACGGTTCACTTTGCATCATGGAAGCTCTCACTAGATCACATCAAACGCAACAAG TGATGGTTGGTAGTTCGTCTCCGAAGCTGGAAGACTTTCTGGGTGGTGCAAGCATGGGAACACACGAAAGAGAGGCCATTGACACTATCTACTACCCTCCTCATAGAGGCTTTCTCTCAGAGCCTTTGAGGCATCCACCATATTACTCCTTTGCCTGCCATGGCATGTACCAAGCACCACCCCCAACAATGCCCCACATagcagaagcagaagaagaagaagaagaaggcattGATGGATTCAAGAAGTGGGtggagcagcagcagcagcaacagtcGCTGAGTCTGTCAATGAGTCCAGGGTCGGAGTCAAGTTGTGTAACAGCTGCGAAGCATGAGAATGGGAAGAGTGAGTCGTCGGTGGTGGCAGtaacagtaatggagaatagcaACAAGAAGAGAGGGCTAGCTAACAAGCAACCAGTTCACAGAAAATCCATTGACACTTTTGGTCAGAGAACTTCTCAGTATCGAGGCGTCACCAG GCATAGATGGACTGGTAGATACGAAGCACATTTATGGGATAACACTTGCAAGAAGGAAGGCCAAACTAGGAAAGGAAGACagggttag